The following coding sequences are from one Xiphophorus couchianus chromosome 7, X_couchianus-1.0, whole genome shotgun sequence window:
- the LOC114148514 gene encoding immunoglobulin-like domain-containing receptor 2 isoform X1: protein MMNFYRLAVLLGASVCVCNGMHVTVRDKKQYAMLFQSVVLRCQYHTSSSKPPVVQWWYKSYCRDSTQASFSLPDSLGYKASELGATAQVECSDSSRTVRIVASKQESSVTLTEHYKDRDVTIINKADLRIGELQWGDSGVYFCKVIVADDLVGNDEDHMELLVLGRTGEQDDLLPEFDMEIMPEWAFVGSVALGSVLFLLLLGICWCQCCPHSCCCYVSCCCCPDTCCCPRHLYEAGKMAKSRQAAPVPTQVPVYPYYISSMPTVVPIAPSSQLDPKISSIASTENNLAGVRSGYRLTNSQDQDSMKVLYYIEKELAQFPTSRLASLKSSSMSELSSLHDGGNTDFRRNYQTVQMKALPPILDREEEVRAAPPAQSRRPRRNDCSLSDDELERRWNPRSEHLQRKTLSRRGRTGSLDELEEFAQCYSSHARRPEPPDRLHGQDYSPPRRFYREEDDTWARRSPSPLMHKRRDTWDSDRPSRPPLSKSYDDGFLTSVLERKARGREGDRSAGRADEDSDTPSKGSSRGKGSDSYYSRSPSYRPEEDDPLPPYSELEAERYRRADLTPDRYRTAEPPRSDRYRTAEAGSRPFSYTRPHQGMSQTLQGGREERDRSRNLSAALSRDSLVV, encoded by the exons ATGATGAACTTTTACCGGTTGGCAGTTTTACTGGGAGCATCGG TCTGCGTGTGTAATGGCATGCACGTCACAGTGCGGGACAAGAAGCAGTACGCCATGCTCTTCCAGTCCGTGGTCCTCCGGTGCCAGTATCATACGTCCTCCAGCAAACCTCCGGTGGTGCAGTGGTGGTACAAGTCCTACTGTCGAGACTCCACACAAGCCTCCTTCTCCCTTCCTGACTCTCTGGGCTACAAGGCCTCGGAGCTGGGAGCCACGGCCCAGGTGGAGTGCTCCGACAGCAGCCGGACGGTCCGGATCGTGGCCTCTAAGCAGGAGTCGTCTGTGACGCTGACCGAGCACTACAAAGACAGAGACGTTACCATCATAAACA AGGCCGACCTTCGCATCGGGGAGCTGCAATGGGGCGACAGCGGCGTGTATTTCTGTAAAGTCATCGTCGCCGATGATCTGGTGGGAAACGATGAGGACCACATGGAGTTACTGGTTCTCG GCAGGACAGGTGAGCAGGACGATCTTCTGCCTGAGTTTGATATGGAGATCATGCcag AGTGGGCGTTTGTGGGCTCCGTGGCCCTGGGCAGTGTCCTGTTCCTCCTGTTGTTGGGGATCTGCTGGTGCCAGTGCTGTCCTCACTCCTGCTGCTGCTAcgtcagctgctgctgctgccctgATACCTGCTGCTGCCCACGACACC TGTACGAGGCAGGGAAGATGGCAAAGTCCCGACAGGCGGCTCCGGTTCCCACCCAGGTTCCCGTGTATCCTTACTACATCTCCAGTATGCCGACCGTGGTCCCTATTGCTCCTTCATCCCAACTGGACCCAAAGATCTCATCGATCGCCTCGACTGAAAATAACCTGGCTGGAG TGCGCAGTGGTTACCGTCTGACCAACAGCCAAGACCAGGACTCAATGAAAGTTTTGTACTACATAGAGAAGGAGCTGGCTCAGTTTCCAACCAGCAGGTTGGCTTCACTCAAAT CCAGCAGCATGTCAGAGCTGAGCTCCCTTCACGATGGAGGGAACACGGATTTCAGACGCAACTATCAGACGGTCCAGATGAAGGCGCTGCCGCCCATCCTGGACCGCGAGGAGGAGGTGAGAGCGGCTCCACCCGCGCAGAGTCGGAGGCCCAGACGAAATGACTGCAGTCTCTCAGACGATGAATTGGAGCGAAG GTGGAATCCCCGCTCCGAGCACCTGCAGAGGAAGACGTTGAGCAGGCGAGGTCGCACCGGCTCCCTGGATGAGCTGGAGGAGTTTGCACAATGCTACAGCTCCCACGCTCGTCGTCCTGAGCCTCCTGACCGGCTCCATGGGCAGGACTACAGCCCACCGAGGCGCTTCTACAGAGAGGAGGACGATACCTGGGCCCGCCGGAGCCCCTCACCTTTAATGCACAAGAGAAGGGACACATGGGACAGTGACCGTCCTTCTCGACCGCCCCTGAGCAAAAGCTATGATGACGGCTTCCTTACCAGCGTGCTGGAGAGGAAGGCGAGAGGCCGGGAAGGGGACAGGAGCGCTGGCAGAGCGGACGAGGACAGCGACACTCCGTCTAAAGGCAGCTCCAGGGGAAAAGGCAGCGACAGCTACTACAGCCGGTCGCCCAGCTACCGTCCAGAAGAGGACGACCCTTTGCCTCCGTACTCTGAGCTGGAGGCCGAGCGATACCGCCGGGCTGACCTGACCCCAGACAGGTACCGCACAGCAGAACCGCCCCGATCAGACAGATACAGGACCGCCGAGGCAGGCTCGAGGCCTTTCTCCTACACCCGTCCCCACCAGGGAATGTCCCAGACACTACAAGGGGGCAGAGAGGAGCGGGACAGGAGCCGAAACCTG AGCGCTGCACTGAGCAGGGATTCTCTGGTAGTGTGA
- the LOC114148514 gene encoding immunoglobulin-like domain-containing receptor 2 isoform X3 encodes MMNFYRLAVLLGASVCVCNGMHVTVRDKKQYAMLFQSVVLRCQYHTSSSKPPVVQWWYKSYCRDSTQASFSLPDSLGYKASELGATAQVECSDSSRTVRIVASKQESSVTLTEHYKDRDVTIINKADLRIGELQWGDSGVYFCKVIVADDLVGNDEDHMELLVLGRTGEQDDLLPEFDMEIMPEWAFVGSVALGSVLFLLLLGICWCQCCPHSCCCYVSCCCCPDTCCCPRHLYEAGKMAKSRQAAPVPTQVPVYPYYISSMPTVVPIAPSSQLDPKISSIASTENNLAGASSMSELSSLHDGGNTDFRRNYQTVQMKALPPILDREEEVRAAPPAQSRRPRRNDCSLSDDELERRWNPRSEHLQRKTLSRRGRTGSLDELEEFAQCYSSHARRPEPPDRLHGQDYSPPRRFYREEDDTWARRSPSPLMHKRRDTWDSDRPSRPPLSKSYDDGFLTSVLERKARGREGDRSAGRADEDSDTPSKGSSRGKGSDSYYSRSPSYRPEEDDPLPPYSELEAERYRRADLTPDRYRTAEPPRSDRYRTAEAGSRPFSYTRPHQGMSQTLQGGREERDRSRNLSAALSRDSLVV; translated from the exons ATGATGAACTTTTACCGGTTGGCAGTTTTACTGGGAGCATCGG TCTGCGTGTGTAATGGCATGCACGTCACAGTGCGGGACAAGAAGCAGTACGCCATGCTCTTCCAGTCCGTGGTCCTCCGGTGCCAGTATCATACGTCCTCCAGCAAACCTCCGGTGGTGCAGTGGTGGTACAAGTCCTACTGTCGAGACTCCACACAAGCCTCCTTCTCCCTTCCTGACTCTCTGGGCTACAAGGCCTCGGAGCTGGGAGCCACGGCCCAGGTGGAGTGCTCCGACAGCAGCCGGACGGTCCGGATCGTGGCCTCTAAGCAGGAGTCGTCTGTGACGCTGACCGAGCACTACAAAGACAGAGACGTTACCATCATAAACA AGGCCGACCTTCGCATCGGGGAGCTGCAATGGGGCGACAGCGGCGTGTATTTCTGTAAAGTCATCGTCGCCGATGATCTGGTGGGAAACGATGAGGACCACATGGAGTTACTGGTTCTCG GCAGGACAGGTGAGCAGGACGATCTTCTGCCTGAGTTTGATATGGAGATCATGCcag AGTGGGCGTTTGTGGGCTCCGTGGCCCTGGGCAGTGTCCTGTTCCTCCTGTTGTTGGGGATCTGCTGGTGCCAGTGCTGTCCTCACTCCTGCTGCTGCTAcgtcagctgctgctgctgccctgATACCTGCTGCTGCCCACGACACC TGTACGAGGCAGGGAAGATGGCAAAGTCCCGACAGGCGGCTCCGGTTCCCACCCAGGTTCCCGTGTATCCTTACTACATCTCCAGTATGCCGACCGTGGTCCCTATTGCTCCTTCATCCCAACTGGACCCAAAGATCTCATCGATCGCCTCGACTGAAAATAACCTGGCTGGAG CCAGCAGCATGTCAGAGCTGAGCTCCCTTCACGATGGAGGGAACACGGATTTCAGACGCAACTATCAGACGGTCCAGATGAAGGCGCTGCCGCCCATCCTGGACCGCGAGGAGGAGGTGAGAGCGGCTCCACCCGCGCAGAGTCGGAGGCCCAGACGAAATGACTGCAGTCTCTCAGACGATGAATTGGAGCGAAG GTGGAATCCCCGCTCCGAGCACCTGCAGAGGAAGACGTTGAGCAGGCGAGGTCGCACCGGCTCCCTGGATGAGCTGGAGGAGTTTGCACAATGCTACAGCTCCCACGCTCGTCGTCCTGAGCCTCCTGACCGGCTCCATGGGCAGGACTACAGCCCACCGAGGCGCTTCTACAGAGAGGAGGACGATACCTGGGCCCGCCGGAGCCCCTCACCTTTAATGCACAAGAGAAGGGACACATGGGACAGTGACCGTCCTTCTCGACCGCCCCTGAGCAAAAGCTATGATGACGGCTTCCTTACCAGCGTGCTGGAGAGGAAGGCGAGAGGCCGGGAAGGGGACAGGAGCGCTGGCAGAGCGGACGAGGACAGCGACACTCCGTCTAAAGGCAGCTCCAGGGGAAAAGGCAGCGACAGCTACTACAGCCGGTCGCCCAGCTACCGTCCAGAAGAGGACGACCCTTTGCCTCCGTACTCTGAGCTGGAGGCCGAGCGATACCGCCGGGCTGACCTGACCCCAGACAGGTACCGCACAGCAGAACCGCCCCGATCAGACAGATACAGGACCGCCGAGGCAGGCTCGAGGCCTTTCTCCTACACCCGTCCCCACCAGGGAATGTCCCAGACACTACAAGGGGGCAGAGAGGAGCGGGACAGGAGCCGAAACCTG AGCGCTGCACTGAGCAGGGATTCTCTGGTAGTGTGA
- the LOC114148523 gene encoding cell surface A33 antigen has product MTTGRHFGWQKQILLLAVLPCCWSVEVSIKEKEYRVAKGDDITLICSFIPANPIKNNFVLAWDVVGIPSKAVASFFLNSPVDIAPAYEGRATLEVDIDRGLATLHLKKLTMEDSRHYQCSVRIPNDDEGKPIASTSVLVLEPPSKPVCTLQGQAQYFTDITLTCKSEEGSPAPVYTWTSYSIENIPRQFPLKTTQEDGVLSLFNITKETSGFFICLSKNDIGSASCNFTLDVMPPSMSFASTGIIIGAVAAGLLVLGILIFCCCKRKSKNEADDEGPHGDKVYYDKEGPEVGEPYMDDKSNTEKMKPNQNEDKDIVPQSNYTTGGAGKTFDDDQHSYRSGLERHDGKGSDIDSQRYQGDRKDYYRGSRDHLDDQRDYSGSRDRDDQRNRYGSRDRLDDQRDRHGSRDCLDDQRDRYGSRDRLEDQRDRYGSRDRLEDQRDRYGSRDRLDNQRDRYGSRDRLDNQRDRYGSRDRLDDQRDRRGSRDRLDDHRDQDLYHGSRDRIDHRDE; this is encoded by the exons ATGACAACGGGAAGGCATTTCGGAtggcaaaaacaaattcttCTACTAGCAG ttttgccCTGCTGTTGGAGTGTGGAAGTGTCTATCAAAGAAAAGGAATACAGGGTGGCAAAAGGAGATGATATTACACTGATCTGTTCCTTCATCCCTGCTAACcctataaaaaataactttgttctGGCATGGGACGTTGTGGGAATCCCATCG AAAGCAGTGGCCTCCTTCTTTTTGAACAGTCCTGTCGACATCGCTCCAGCATATGAAGGAAGAGCCACCCTGGAGGTTGATATTGACAGGGGATTAGCGACGCTTCACTTAAAAAAGTTGACCATGGAAGACAGCCGCCATTATCAGTGCAGCGTCAGAATCCCCAATGATGACGAGGGAAAACCGATCGCCTCTACTTCGGTTTTAGTTCTAG aGCCTCCCTCTAAACCAGTCTGCACACTTCAGGGACAAGCACAGTATTTCACTGACATCACACTCACCTGCAAGTCTGAGGAGGGTTCCCCAGCTCCGGTCTATACCTGGACGAGCTACAGTATTGAAAACATTCCCAGACAATTTCCCCTGAAGACAACACAGG AGGATGGAGTTCTGTCTCTCTTCAATATTACAAAGGAGACCTCTGGCTTCTTTATCTGTctttcaaaaaatgacattggTTCTGCAAGCTGCAACTTTACCTTAGATGTAATGCCTC CCAGTATGAGCTTTGCATCCACTGGAATTATAATTGGAGCAGTTGCTGctggtcttctggttctggggattcTCATTTTCTGTTGCTGCAAAAGAAAGAGTAAAAACGAGGCTGATGACGAGGG TCCCCATGGAGATAAGGTGTATTATGACAAAGAAGGTCCTGAAGTGGGAGAGCCATACATGGATGACAAGTCAAACACTGAAAAGATGAAGCCTAATCAGAATGAAGACAAAGATATTGTTCCTCAAAGCAATTACACCACAGGTGGAGCAGGAAAGACATTTGATGATGACCAGCACAGTTATAGAAGTGGTTTAGAGAGGCACGACGGAAAGGGTAGTGATATAGATTCCCAGCGTTACCAAGGAGATCGGAAAGATTATTATCGTGGAAGCCGGGATCACCTGGACGATCAACGTGATTACAGCGGAAGCCGAGATCGTGACGATCAACGCAATCGGTATGGAAGTCGGGATCGTCTTGATGACCAGCGAGATCGCCATGGCAGTAGAGATTGTCTTGATGACCAAAGAGATCGCTACGGAAGTCGGGATCGTCTTGAAGACCAAAGAGATCGCTACGGAAGTCGGGATCGTCTTGAAGACCAAAGAGATCGCTACGGAAGTCGGGATCGTCTTGACAACCAAAGAGATCGCTACGGAAGTCGGGATCGTCTTGACAACCAAAGAGATCGCTACGGAAGTCGGGATCGTCTAGATGATCAGCGAGATCGCCGTGGCAGTAGAGATCGACTTGACGATCACCGTGATCAAGACTTGTACCACGGTAGTCGCGATCGCATTGATCACAGAGATgagtaa
- the LOC114148514 gene encoding immunoglobulin-like domain-containing receptor 2 isoform X2: MMNFYRLAVLLGASVCVCNGMHVTVRDKKQYAMLFQSVVLRCQYHTSSSKPPVVQWWYKSYCRDSTQASFSLPDSLGYKASELGATAQVECSDSSRTVRIVASKQESSVTLTEHYKDRDVTIINKADLRIGELQWGDSGVYFCKVIVADDLVGNDEDHMELLVLEWAFVGSVALGSVLFLLLLGICWCQCCPHSCCCYVSCCCCPDTCCCPRHLYEAGKMAKSRQAAPVPTQVPVYPYYISSMPTVVPIAPSSQLDPKISSIASTENNLAGVRSGYRLTNSQDQDSMKVLYYIEKELAQFPTSRLASLKSSSMSELSSLHDGGNTDFRRNYQTVQMKALPPILDREEEVRAAPPAQSRRPRRNDCSLSDDELERRWNPRSEHLQRKTLSRRGRTGSLDELEEFAQCYSSHARRPEPPDRLHGQDYSPPRRFYREEDDTWARRSPSPLMHKRRDTWDSDRPSRPPLSKSYDDGFLTSVLERKARGREGDRSAGRADEDSDTPSKGSSRGKGSDSYYSRSPSYRPEEDDPLPPYSELEAERYRRADLTPDRYRTAEPPRSDRYRTAEAGSRPFSYTRPHQGMSQTLQGGREERDRSRNLSAALSRDSLVV; the protein is encoded by the exons ATGATGAACTTTTACCGGTTGGCAGTTTTACTGGGAGCATCGG TCTGCGTGTGTAATGGCATGCACGTCACAGTGCGGGACAAGAAGCAGTACGCCATGCTCTTCCAGTCCGTGGTCCTCCGGTGCCAGTATCATACGTCCTCCAGCAAACCTCCGGTGGTGCAGTGGTGGTACAAGTCCTACTGTCGAGACTCCACACAAGCCTCCTTCTCCCTTCCTGACTCTCTGGGCTACAAGGCCTCGGAGCTGGGAGCCACGGCCCAGGTGGAGTGCTCCGACAGCAGCCGGACGGTCCGGATCGTGGCCTCTAAGCAGGAGTCGTCTGTGACGCTGACCGAGCACTACAAAGACAGAGACGTTACCATCATAAACA AGGCCGACCTTCGCATCGGGGAGCTGCAATGGGGCGACAGCGGCGTGTATTTCTGTAAAGTCATCGTCGCCGATGATCTGGTGGGAAACGATGAGGACCACATGGAGTTACTGGTTCTCG AGTGGGCGTTTGTGGGCTCCGTGGCCCTGGGCAGTGTCCTGTTCCTCCTGTTGTTGGGGATCTGCTGGTGCCAGTGCTGTCCTCACTCCTGCTGCTGCTAcgtcagctgctgctgctgccctgATACCTGCTGCTGCCCACGACACC TGTACGAGGCAGGGAAGATGGCAAAGTCCCGACAGGCGGCTCCGGTTCCCACCCAGGTTCCCGTGTATCCTTACTACATCTCCAGTATGCCGACCGTGGTCCCTATTGCTCCTTCATCCCAACTGGACCCAAAGATCTCATCGATCGCCTCGACTGAAAATAACCTGGCTGGAG TGCGCAGTGGTTACCGTCTGACCAACAGCCAAGACCAGGACTCAATGAAAGTTTTGTACTACATAGAGAAGGAGCTGGCTCAGTTTCCAACCAGCAGGTTGGCTTCACTCAAAT CCAGCAGCATGTCAGAGCTGAGCTCCCTTCACGATGGAGGGAACACGGATTTCAGACGCAACTATCAGACGGTCCAGATGAAGGCGCTGCCGCCCATCCTGGACCGCGAGGAGGAGGTGAGAGCGGCTCCACCCGCGCAGAGTCGGAGGCCCAGACGAAATGACTGCAGTCTCTCAGACGATGAATTGGAGCGAAG GTGGAATCCCCGCTCCGAGCACCTGCAGAGGAAGACGTTGAGCAGGCGAGGTCGCACCGGCTCCCTGGATGAGCTGGAGGAGTTTGCACAATGCTACAGCTCCCACGCTCGTCGTCCTGAGCCTCCTGACCGGCTCCATGGGCAGGACTACAGCCCACCGAGGCGCTTCTACAGAGAGGAGGACGATACCTGGGCCCGCCGGAGCCCCTCACCTTTAATGCACAAGAGAAGGGACACATGGGACAGTGACCGTCCTTCTCGACCGCCCCTGAGCAAAAGCTATGATGACGGCTTCCTTACCAGCGTGCTGGAGAGGAAGGCGAGAGGCCGGGAAGGGGACAGGAGCGCTGGCAGAGCGGACGAGGACAGCGACACTCCGTCTAAAGGCAGCTCCAGGGGAAAAGGCAGCGACAGCTACTACAGCCGGTCGCCCAGCTACCGTCCAGAAGAGGACGACCCTTTGCCTCCGTACTCTGAGCTGGAGGCCGAGCGATACCGCCGGGCTGACCTGACCCCAGACAGGTACCGCACAGCAGAACCGCCCCGATCAGACAGATACAGGACCGCCGAGGCAGGCTCGAGGCCTTTCTCCTACACCCGTCCCCACCAGGGAATGTCCCAGACACTACAAGGGGGCAGAGAGGAGCGGGACAGGAGCCGAAACCTG AGCGCTGCACTGAGCAGGGATTCTCTGGTAGTGTGA
- the LOC114148518 gene encoding immunoglobulin-like domain-containing receptor 1 isoform X2 produces the protein MGNVILVVFLLLHLPTELLSIQVVVPQVERATALFAWVTIRCDYTTSANQQEVLVTWKFKSFCKDPVLEYYSAAYQAALQMGQDPANDCPDKQRTVRTVIQKRGVNEPTLGSEYRNRKITIQNKADLVINEVMWWDNGMYYCSIDAPGDTTGDSDREVRLIVYHWLTVLFIIIGALLLIMLFCICCCQCCPQKCCCYVRCPCCPQTCCCPEKAVMQHRMLKQAQKAMAPWMYGQPVYANVSNTSSQGVPLLYSASVSDYPTKQNISMTPIPLGPMALQQQQPPLHAQYMVNGSLRSSNQSANPMLDYLENQMRGLDVGPPQMAPHAVRNMAPLQPQPSPPAVPYAPGPPSMLSALDDMGVKGVERRVITLPPIIQRGPAGDGAGGYPRMSSHSSGSTNRSGRGQRGDNRRYRTREDLLPRQGILREYSDDSDWDNRRGRATHRSSRNERGSSSGRRERGSRPRARSRDDLMEELHSRSARRERSYSPPTHHKGSWSSDEGSSQKKGRKVNDWSEKPPSYYASEVQPDRRNYSHLSDRGSHSSTSVVI, from the exons ATGGGAAATGTGATACTGGtggtgtttctgctgctgcacctGCCAACAG AGCTGCTGTCCATTCAGGTGGTCGTTCCACAGGTTGAGAGAGCAACAGCGCTGTTTGCTTGGGTGACAATCCGCTGCGACTACACAACATCAGCAAACCAACAGGAGGTCCTCGTCACGTGGAAATTCAAGTCGTTCTGTAAAGACCCAGTTCTGGAGTACTACTCCGCAG cttATCAGGCGGCTCTCCAGATGGGTCAGGATCCTGCCAATGACTGTCCAGACAAGCAGCGCACAGTTCGGACCGTCATCCAGAAGAGAGGCGTCAATGAGCCAACGCTGGGGTCAGAGTACAGAAATCGTAAAATCACAATCCAGAACA AGGCCGACTTGGTGATAAATGAGGTGATGTGGTGGGATAACGGCATGTATTACTGCAGTATCGATGCTCCTGGTGACACCACAGGCGACTCGGATCGAGAAGTCAGACTCATCGTGTACC aCTGGCTGACTGTGCTATTTATCATCATCGGCGCTCTGTTGCTCATCATGCTCTTCTGCATATGCTGCTGTCAGTGCTGCCCGCAGAAATGCTGCTGCTATGTCCGCTGCCCCTGCTGTCCGCAGACCTGCTGTTGCCCTGAAAAAG CTGTGATGCAGCATCGAATGCTGAAACAAGCTCAGAAAGCCATGGCTCCCTGGATGTACGGTCAGCCTGTTTACGCAAACGTTAGCAACACCTCCTCCCAGGGTGTTCCCCTGCTCTACTCAG CCTCGGTGTCAGATTAcccaaccaaacaaaacatctcCATGACTCCCATCCCTCTGGGACCCATGGccctacagcagcagcagcccccTTTGCATGCTCAATACATGGTGAATGGCAGCCTGCGTAGCAGTAATCAAAGTGCCAACCCAATGCTGGACTACCTGGAGAACCAGATGAGAGGGCTGGATGTGGGACCCCCTCAAATGGCACCACATGCTGTCCGAAACATGGCCCCATTACAGCCCCAACCCTCTCCTCCAGCTGTGCCCTACGCCCCCGGCCCGCCAAGCATGTTGTCGGCGCTGGATGATATGGGGGTGAAAGGGGTGGAAAGAAGGGTGATCACTCTGCCTCCTATCATCCAGCGAGGTCCTGCTGGAGACGGGGCCGGAGGGTATCCGAGAATGTCCAGTCACTCTAGTGGGAGTACTAACCGATCAGGAAGGGGCCAACGGGGAGACAACCGTAGGTACAGAACCAGAGAGGACCTTCTACCAAGGCAGGGGATACTGCGCGAGTACAGCGACGATTCGGACTGGGACAACCGGCGAGGAAGAGCAACGCACAGGAGTTCAAGGAACGAGAGGGGCAGTTCGTCCGGGAGGAGAGAGCGAGGGTCCAGGCCGCGTGCCCGAAGCCGCGACGACTTGATGGAGGAGCTGCATAGCAGATCGGCAAGGAGGGAGAGGAGCTACTCCCCTCCTACGCACCACAAAGGATCCTGGAGCTCAGATGAGGGCAGCAGCCAGAAAAAAGGACGCAAAGTAAATGATTGGTCCGAGAAACCACCCAGCTACTACGCCAGTGAGGTGCAGCCTGATCGCAGGAACTACAGCCATCTTTCT GATAGAGGCTCCCATAGCAGTACCAGCGTagtcatctga
- the LOC114148518 gene encoding immunoglobulin-like domain-containing receptor 1 isoform X1, protein MGNVILVVFLLLHLPTELLSIQVVVPQVERATALFAWVTIRCDYTTSANQQEVLVTWKFKSFCKDPVLEYYSAAYQAALQMGQDPANDCPDKQRTVRTVIQKRGVNEPTLGSEYRNRKITIQNKADLVINEVMWWDNGMYYCSIDAPGDTTGDSDREVRLIVYHWLTVLFIIIGALLLIMLFCICCCQCCPQKCCCYVRCPCCPQTCCCPEKAVMQHRMLKQAQKAMAPWMYGQPVYANVSNTSSQGVPLLYSVPASVSDYPTKQNISMTPIPLGPMALQQQQPPLHAQYMVNGSLRSSNQSANPMLDYLENQMRGLDVGPPQMAPHAVRNMAPLQPQPSPPAVPYAPGPPSMLSALDDMGVKGVERRVITLPPIIQRGPAGDGAGGYPRMSSHSSGSTNRSGRGQRGDNRRYRTREDLLPRQGILREYSDDSDWDNRRGRATHRSSRNERGSSSGRRERGSRPRARSRDDLMEELHSRSARRERSYSPPTHHKGSWSSDEGSSQKKGRKVNDWSEKPPSYYASEVQPDRRNYSHLSDRGSHSSTSVVI, encoded by the exons ATGGGAAATGTGATACTGGtggtgtttctgctgctgcacctGCCAACAG AGCTGCTGTCCATTCAGGTGGTCGTTCCACAGGTTGAGAGAGCAACAGCGCTGTTTGCTTGGGTGACAATCCGCTGCGACTACACAACATCAGCAAACCAACAGGAGGTCCTCGTCACGTGGAAATTCAAGTCGTTCTGTAAAGACCCAGTTCTGGAGTACTACTCCGCAG cttATCAGGCGGCTCTCCAGATGGGTCAGGATCCTGCCAATGACTGTCCAGACAAGCAGCGCACAGTTCGGACCGTCATCCAGAAGAGAGGCGTCAATGAGCCAACGCTGGGGTCAGAGTACAGAAATCGTAAAATCACAATCCAGAACA AGGCCGACTTGGTGATAAATGAGGTGATGTGGTGGGATAACGGCATGTATTACTGCAGTATCGATGCTCCTGGTGACACCACAGGCGACTCGGATCGAGAAGTCAGACTCATCGTGTACC aCTGGCTGACTGTGCTATTTATCATCATCGGCGCTCTGTTGCTCATCATGCTCTTCTGCATATGCTGCTGTCAGTGCTGCCCGCAGAAATGCTGCTGCTATGTCCGCTGCCCCTGCTGTCCGCAGACCTGCTGTTGCCCTGAAAAAG CTGTGATGCAGCATCGAATGCTGAAACAAGCTCAGAAAGCCATGGCTCCCTGGATGTACGGTCAGCCTGTTTACGCAAACGTTAGCAACACCTCCTCCCAGGGTGTTCCCCTGCTCTACTCAG tCCCAGCCTCGGTGTCAGATTAcccaaccaaacaaaacatctcCATGACTCCCATCCCTCTGGGACCCATGGccctacagcagcagcagcccccTTTGCATGCTCAATACATGGTGAATGGCAGCCTGCGTAGCAGTAATCAAAGTGCCAACCCAATGCTGGACTACCTGGAGAACCAGATGAGAGGGCTGGATGTGGGACCCCCTCAAATGGCACCACATGCTGTCCGAAACATGGCCCCATTACAGCCCCAACCCTCTCCTCCAGCTGTGCCCTACGCCCCCGGCCCGCCAAGCATGTTGTCGGCGCTGGATGATATGGGGGTGAAAGGGGTGGAAAGAAGGGTGATCACTCTGCCTCCTATCATCCAGCGAGGTCCTGCTGGAGACGGGGCCGGAGGGTATCCGAGAATGTCCAGTCACTCTAGTGGGAGTACTAACCGATCAGGAAGGGGCCAACGGGGAGACAACCGTAGGTACAGAACCAGAGAGGACCTTCTACCAAGGCAGGGGATACTGCGCGAGTACAGCGACGATTCGGACTGGGACAACCGGCGAGGAAGAGCAACGCACAGGAGTTCAAGGAACGAGAGGGGCAGTTCGTCCGGGAGGAGAGAGCGAGGGTCCAGGCCGCGTGCCCGAAGCCGCGACGACTTGATGGAGGAGCTGCATAGCAGATCGGCAAGGAGGGAGAGGAGCTACTCCCCTCCTACGCACCACAAAGGATCCTGGAGCTCAGATGAGGGCAGCAGCCAGAAAAAAGGACGCAAAGTAAATGATTGGTCCGAGAAACCACCCAGCTACTACGCCAGTGAGGTGCAGCCTGATCGCAGGAACTACAGCCATCTTTCT GATAGAGGCTCCCATAGCAGTACCAGCGTagtcatctga